A stretch of Thermomicrobium roseum DSM 5159 DNA encodes these proteins:
- the modA gene encoding molybdate ABC transporter substrate-binding protein, with translation MRFERWSARRALLLVLVLASLVSCEGRSTPAAERASSTMRSTEGESAQLVVFAASSLLGPFEQLGEAFRSRHPSVAVSFNFAGSAQLVAQLEQGALADVAAFADPDNMRRAQAAGLIRGEPVVFARNRLALVVPASNPAGIERLADLARPGVKVVLAHENVPAGRYARTMLTRASQRPDYGPDFAQRVLANVVSQEVNVKQVLAKVALGEADVGIVYVTDIEAAGPSVRALEIPSDLNVIACYPIAVAAASQQPALAEEFIALVRSETGQQLLAQYGFEPVSRNLSEPGSCG, from the coding sequence GTGCGGTTCGAGCGGTGGAGTGCACGACGGGCGTTGTTGCTCGTTCTCGTTCTCGCCAGCCTGGTGAGCTGCGAAGGCCGCTCGACCCCTGCAGCGGAACGTGCGTCGAGTACCATGCGTTCGACGGAAGGCGAGAGCGCTCAGTTGGTCGTCTTCGCGGCCTCGTCGTTGCTGGGGCCCTTCGAGCAGCTCGGAGAAGCGTTCCGGTCTCGCCACCCGTCGGTCGCGGTCTCCTTCAACTTCGCAGGCTCGGCACAGCTGGTCGCGCAGCTGGAGCAGGGCGCTCTCGCCGATGTCGCGGCTTTCGCTGATCCCGACAATATGCGGCGCGCCCAGGCGGCTGGTCTGATTCGCGGCGAGCCGGTCGTCTTCGCTCGGAACCGGCTCGCTCTCGTCGTACCAGCGAGCAACCCGGCTGGGATCGAGCGTTTGGCAGACCTGGCGCGCCCCGGTGTGAAGGTGGTCCTTGCGCACGAGAATGTCCCGGCCGGGCGGTATGCTCGGACAATGCTGACTCGTGCCAGCCAGCGACCGGACTATGGTCCGGACTTCGCCCAGCGGGTGCTCGCCAATGTCGTGTCGCAGGAAGTGAACGTCAAGCAGGTCTTGGCCAAAGTCGCGCTCGGCGAGGCAGATGTTGGCATCGTCTACGTCACCGACATCGAGGCTGCTGGCCCCAGCGTCCGGGCTCTCGAGATCCCGAGCGACCTGAACGTGATCGCCTGTTATCCGATCGCCGTGGCAGCGGCGAGCCAGCAGCCAGCGCTGGCGGAAGAGTTTATCGCGCTCGTTCGTTCGGAAACCGGCCAACAGCTCCTCGCCCAGTACGGTTTCGAGCCGGTGAGCAGAAACCTGAGCGAGCCAGGGAGTTGCGGATGA
- a CDS encoding SDR family NAD(P)-dependent oxidoreductase, which produces MMMFGQLCDLSGLVALVTGAGGGERGGLGAAIARVLAQAGAQVAVNDLALEDAEATASMIRALGLVAEALPADVADPEQADQLVARVIERFGKIDILVNKAEYHSRAYRPDEIPTEEWQRSVAVNVHAPFYLSRAAVRDMRRRKFGRIINVSNIAAIRASVLHGTPYVATKEALYGFTRHLATEVAQHGITVNAILPGFVLTPKLAALWPDERIARLAPTIPALRAGTPEEIASLVVYLASPEAGYLTGAAIPIDGAVSIVPGGRMDPDNCFV; this is translated from the coding sequence ATGATGATGTTCGGACAACTCTGCGATCTCAGTGGGCTCGTCGCATTGGTGACCGGTGCCGGCGGAGGGGAACGTGGGGGACTCGGCGCAGCGATCGCACGAGTCCTGGCACAAGCTGGCGCTCAGGTGGCTGTGAACGATCTCGCACTGGAAGACGCGGAAGCGACGGCCAGCATGATCCGCGCCCTCGGCCTGGTTGCCGAAGCGCTGCCAGCCGATGTCGCCGATCCGGAGCAGGCCGACCAGCTCGTCGCCCGCGTCATCGAACGGTTCGGTAAGATCGATATCCTCGTCAACAAAGCCGAGTATCATTCCCGTGCCTATCGTCCCGACGAAATCCCGACCGAAGAGTGGCAGCGGAGCGTCGCCGTCAATGTCCACGCTCCCTTCTACCTCAGCCGAGCGGCTGTCCGCGACATGCGTCGGCGCAAGTTCGGGCGCATCATCAACGTGTCCAACATCGCTGCCATTCGCGCCAGTGTCCTGCACGGGACGCCGTATGTGGCCACCAAGGAAGCGCTCTACGGCTTCACCCGCCACCTGGCCACCGAGGTCGCCCAACACGGCATCACGGTCAACGCCATTCTGCCCGGCTTCGTCCTCACCCCCAAGCTGGCAGCTCTCTGGCCAGACGAGCGGATCGCCAGGCTGGCCCCGACTATCCCCGCGCTGCGTGCTGGGACTCCGGAGGAAATTGCGAGTCTCGTGGTCTACCTGGCCAGTCCGGAGGCTGGCTACCTCACTGGTGCCGCGATCCCGATCGATGGGGCCGTCTCCATCGTTCCGGGTGGTCGCATGGATCCGGACAACTGCTTCGTTTGA
- a CDS encoding ABC transporter permease, with protein sequence MTRVVETVRLSGGAVRRGAAGWVNPGRLFLLVPVVVSLGFLIAPLVALLVRALGIGDVVRYARDPFFLDALRLTLLTSLATVGLALLFGTPVAWILARWTFPGRRLIEVAVGLPIVLPPIVAGVALLMLFGRMGLLGRYLDPFGIQIPFTTLAVVIAQLFTATPFYIRTALEGFASVPANLEEAALVDGCSQLQAFRSVTFPLALPALVSGLTLCWAKAVSEFGATLLFAGNFRGRTQTLSLAIWTAMEVDLWEAVAIAAMLLLVSLLIFLLVERLPRARQLS encoded by the coding sequence ATGACGCGTGTCGTGGAGACAGTCCGGTTGAGTGGAGGCGCAGTGCGGCGTGGTGCGGCAGGCTGGGTGAATCCGGGCCGTCTCTTTCTCCTGGTCCCGGTCGTTGTCTCGCTCGGCTTCTTGATCGCGCCGCTCGTCGCGCTGCTCGTCCGCGCGCTCGGTATCGGCGACGTGGTTCGGTACGCGCGCGACCCGTTCTTTCTCGATGCCCTCCGCCTCACGCTCTTGACCAGTCTGGCGACGGTTGGCCTGGCGCTCCTCTTCGGGACACCGGTCGCCTGGATCCTGGCGCGCTGGACCTTTCCTGGCCGTCGACTGATCGAAGTCGCGGTCGGTCTGCCGATCGTGCTGCCGCCGATCGTGGCGGGCGTAGCGTTGCTCATGTTGTTCGGGCGCATGGGGTTGCTCGGGCGGTACTTGGATCCCTTCGGGATCCAGATCCCGTTCACGACGCTGGCAGTGGTGATCGCGCAACTGTTCACGGCGACCCCCTTCTACATCCGGACAGCACTGGAAGGGTTCGCCAGCGTTCCAGCGAACCTGGAAGAAGCAGCGCTGGTGGACGGGTGCAGCCAGCTGCAAGCGTTCCGCTCGGTTACCTTCCCGCTCGCCTTGCCCGCGCTCGTCAGCGGGCTCACGCTGTGCTGGGCCAAAGCGGTCTCGGAGTTCGGGGCGACGCTGCTCTTCGCGGGGAACTTCCGCGGGCGGACGCAGACCTTGTCGCTCGCGATTTGGACGGCGATGGAGGTGGATCTGTGGGAGGCGGTCGCAATAGCCGCCATGCTGCTGCTCGTCAGTCTGCTGATCTTCCTGCTGGTGGAGAGGCTACCGAGGGCGCGGCAGCTGTCTTGA
- a CDS encoding substrate-binding domain-containing protein: METQLIVRVRERRRSCGLSQQQLAERAGISRQTLVAIEAGRLTPSVAVALRLARALGCAVEELFSFAEPPLLEAQLALSERWTVPIPSRVRLGRVGETFVAWPVRDDTGEAEGMIRERAGERVTVEPLVDPATLERSLVLAGCDPALAMLAAHLKRWHRDLRVVWVPLGSRTALQALARGWVHIAGTHLWDPDTGEFNLSEVRHQLVGRPVAVVTLSRWVEGLGLAPGNPKRIRSVGDLVKPGVSIVNRELGSGSRIVLDRFLAQEAIEPAMLRGYERELAGHRAVAEAVANGLADAGPIVYPVARAHGLDFVPLLEERYDLVVPLSVLDWSPVRDLLELLTSRPVRRELEASGYAVQESGTIVATFGQR, from the coding sequence ATGGAGACACAACTGATCGTCCGTGTCCGCGAGCGACGACGGTCCTGTGGACTCAGCCAGCAACAGTTGGCGGAGCGAGCGGGGATCAGTCGGCAGACGCTGGTGGCGATCGAGGCGGGTCGGCTGACGCCGAGTGTGGCGGTCGCGCTGCGGCTGGCTCGCGCACTCGGCTGTGCGGTCGAAGAGCTTTTCAGCTTCGCGGAACCGCCGCTGCTCGAGGCACAGCTGGCGCTCAGTGAGCGCTGGACAGTACCGATCCCCTCGCGCGTGCGCCTGGGGCGTGTCGGCGAGACGTTCGTCGCCTGGCCGGTCCGGGACGATACCGGTGAGGCCGAAGGAATGATTCGAGAGCGCGCGGGTGAGCGCGTCACGGTGGAGCCGCTCGTCGATCCAGCGACGCTGGAACGGAGCCTCGTCCTGGCTGGCTGCGACCCGGCGCTGGCGATGCTGGCTGCTCACCTCAAGCGCTGGCATCGGGATCTCCGCGTTGTCTGGGTGCCGCTCGGGAGTCGGACGGCGCTCCAGGCCCTGGCACGAGGGTGGGTGCACATTGCGGGCACGCATCTCTGGGATCCGGATACCGGCGAATTCAATCTTTCGGAAGTACGGCATCAACTCGTCGGCCGGCCAGTCGCGGTCGTCACGCTGTCCCGCTGGGTGGAAGGCCTGGGGTTAGCCCCAGGTAACCCGAAACGTATTCGCTCGGTCGGCGATCTCGTCAAGCCGGGCGTATCGATCGTGAACCGGGAGCTGGGTTCCGGCAGCCGTATCGTGCTCGATCGCTTCCTGGCCCAGGAAGCGATCGAGCCTGCCATGCTGCGTGGCTACGAGCGTGAGCTTGCTGGACACCGGGCAGTGGCGGAAGCTGTGGCGAACGGGCTGGCTGATGCTGGGCCAATCGTGTACCCGGTCGCGCGGGCGCACGGACTGGATTTCGTGCCGTTGCTCGAGGAACGCTACGACCTCGTTGTCCCCCTGAGCGTTCTCGATTGGTCACCGGTGCGCGATCTCCTCGAGCTTCTGACCTCGCGTCCGGTGCGGCGCGAGCTGGAGGCGAGCGGCTACGCCGTGCAGGAGAGCGGCACGATCGTCGCCACGTTCGGTCAGCGCTGA
- a CDS encoding SDR family NAD(P)-dependent oxidoreductase, with product MVEERWLAGMVALVTGAGRGEDGGGGAGIARQLARRGARIAVNDISEEFAMATVEQIRQLGREAIAVVGDVSDPNDADRMVDEVVRHFGRIDILVNNAAISGLIPAVERLPNEIWHHQLAVDLDGPFYMSRAALRYMIPQRFGRIVNISSFAAVRTGFVGGVTYTTAKTGLLGLTRQMAYEVAQYGITVNALMPTGLLNPRVLRLRPDWVQGEGPHRAIHPEEELGWIVAYLCHPNMTAISGAAIPVDRGVSNGIGDFAELKRRSGKDTGD from the coding sequence ATGGTCGAAGAACGATGGCTCGCGGGAATGGTCGCCCTCGTCACTGGAGCGGGACGCGGCGAGGACGGTGGCGGCGGAGCTGGGATCGCCCGCCAACTCGCCCGGCGCGGTGCCCGCATCGCCGTGAACGACATTTCGGAAGAATTCGCCATGGCTACTGTCGAGCAGATCCGCCAGCTTGGTCGCGAGGCGATCGCTGTCGTCGGCGATGTCTCCGACCCGAACGACGCCGATCGGATGGTCGATGAAGTCGTCCGCCATTTCGGTCGGATCGACATTCTCGTCAACAACGCGGCGATCAGTGGTCTCATCCCAGCGGTCGAGCGCCTCCCCAACGAGATTTGGCACCACCAGCTCGCCGTCGACCTCGATGGCCCCTTCTACATGAGTCGTGCTGCGCTCCGTTACATGATTCCCCAGCGCTTCGGCCGCATCGTCAACATTTCCTCCTTCGCCGCTGTCCGTACCGGCTTCGTCGGCGGCGTCACCTACACCACCGCGAAGACGGGGCTGCTCGGGCTCACCCGGCAGATGGCCTACGAGGTCGCCCAGTATGGCATCACAGTCAACGCGCTGATGCCGACCGGTCTCCTCAACCCGCGCGTGTTGCGTCTGCGCCCCGACTGGGTCCAAGGTGAAGGCCCGCATCGCGCGATCCACCCCGAGGAGGAACTGGGCTGGATCGTCGCCTATCTGTGCCACCCCAACATGACGGCGATTTCCGGTGCGGCGATCCCAGTCGATCGCGGTGTCTCCAACGGCATCGGCGACTTCGCTGAACTGAAGCGACGGAGCGGCAAGGATACCGGAGACTGA
- a CDS encoding multicopper oxidase family protein, with translation MMRFAPLLLARRWTRRGLFPVMTGSVLLAVACSRRPVAPTPSPQTAAEPTVTVLPTRSSGSAAGPIREYTIEAVEAEIELAGRRVRTFTYGGQVPGPELRVREGETLRVLLENRLPEPTTIHWHGIPVPNAMDGVPEVTQPAVPPGERYLYEFPVPVAGTYFYHTHVGVQLDRGLVGALIVEPGHEELAYDREVVLVLDDWLDGIAGTPEEVLRQLVGAGHGGHGMGHGAMPGGSMPGMGTMPGMTGTSGEPPEVEPDLVYPLYVVNGRPLEHPFEFVGKRGDLLRLRLVNAASAIIFRVALAGHRFTVVQADGQPIEPLEGDALRIGMGERYDLLVRLDNPGIWPLVAWAEGTDRAAQAVLRYEGASGQVPARVTRPRELSGELVHGLRCRARSAGTEFVPDVERPIVLGGGMGQYVWTIDGQAYPAAEPIRVRRGQRVRFRLQNMTTMPHPMHLHGHFFRVGESATAPVRDTVLVDPMREVVMDWIAENPGRWAFHCHHLYHQETGMMRIVEVT, from the coding sequence ATGATGCGCTTTGCTCCATTATTGCTGGCCCGGCGCTGGACCCGCCGTGGCCTGTTTCCGGTGATGACTGGGAGCGTGCTCCTGGCGGTGGCCTGCAGTCGGCGACCGGTCGCACCCACCCCGAGTCCGCAAACGGCTGCGGAGCCGACGGTCACGGTGCTGCCGACTCGATCAAGCGGATCAGCAGCCGGTCCGATCCGGGAGTACACCATCGAGGCGGTGGAGGCGGAAATCGAACTCGCTGGTCGGCGGGTGCGCACGTTCACCTATGGAGGTCAGGTTCCGGGTCCGGAGCTGCGTGTTCGGGAGGGCGAGACGCTGCGCGTCCTGCTGGAGAACCGGCTCCCTGAGCCGACGACGATCCACTGGCACGGTATCCCGGTCCCCAATGCGATGGACGGGGTGCCGGAGGTCACGCAGCCAGCGGTTCCGCCTGGAGAGCGCTACCTCTACGAGTTCCCTGTGCCGGTGGCTGGCACGTACTTTTACCACACCCATGTTGGTGTCCAGCTCGATCGGGGGTTGGTGGGTGCACTCATCGTCGAGCCAGGGCACGAGGAACTAGCCTATGACCGCGAGGTGGTGCTGGTGCTCGACGACTGGCTGGATGGGATCGCCGGGACACCGGAGGAAGTGCTGCGGCAGCTGGTCGGTGCTGGCCACGGTGGACACGGCATGGGACATGGGGCGATGCCGGGTGGAAGCATGCCTGGCATGGGAACGATGCCCGGAATGACCGGAACGAGCGGTGAGCCGCCCGAGGTCGAACCGGATCTCGTCTATCCGTTGTACGTGGTCAATGGGCGTCCACTGGAGCATCCCTTCGAGTTCGTCGGCAAGCGCGGGGATCTCCTCCGGCTGCGGCTCGTCAACGCGGCATCAGCGATTATCTTCCGCGTCGCGCTCGCTGGACATCGCTTCACCGTCGTGCAGGCCGATGGACAGCCGATCGAGCCGCTCGAAGGGGACGCTCTGCGGATCGGGATGGGTGAGCGGTACGATCTCCTCGTCCGCTTGGACAATCCTGGCATCTGGCCGCTCGTGGCCTGGGCCGAAGGGACGGATCGTGCAGCGCAGGCGGTACTGCGCTACGAGGGGGCGAGCGGCCAAGTGCCGGCGAGGGTGACGCGACCGCGGGAATTGTCGGGGGAGCTCGTGCACGGGCTGCGCTGTCGGGCGCGCTCGGCGGGGACGGAGTTCGTTCCCGATGTCGAGCGGCCGATCGTGCTCGGTGGCGGGATGGGTCAGTATGTCTGGACGATCGATGGGCAAGCCTATCCTGCTGCGGAGCCGATCCGGGTGCGGCGAGGCCAGCGGGTACGCTTCCGGTTGCAGAACATGACGACGATGCCGCATCCCATGCACCTGCACGGTCACTTCTTCCGCGTGGGCGAGAGCGCGACGGCCCCGGTGCGGGATACCGTGCTCGTCGATCCGATGCGGGAAGTAGTGATGGACTGGATCGCGGAGAACCCGGGTCGGTGGGCGTTCCACTGCCATCACCTCTACCACCAGGAAACCGGAATGATGCGGATCGTCGAGGTCACCTGA